From the Gordonia bronchialis DSM 43247 genome, one window contains:
- a CDS encoding TIGR03668 family PPOX class F420-dependent oxidoreductase, translated as MSTSEFPVHDSFRSARVARLATSGADGVPHLVPIVFALADDTLFTCVDHKPKRTRALRRLANIAANPRVSILVDHYTDDWTALWWVRVDGAAQVVDASTTLGTHGVDALAAKYTQYREHRPAGAVIAVHDLTWHSWTASGATPDRRP; from the coding sequence GTGTCCACCTCGGAGTTCCCGGTCCACGACTCCTTCCGATCGGCACGCGTCGCCCGACTGGCCACCAGCGGCGCCGACGGTGTACCGCATCTTGTGCCGATCGTGTTCGCACTGGCCGATGACACGCTCTTCACCTGTGTCGACCACAAACCCAAACGGACCCGAGCGCTACGCCGGCTGGCGAACATCGCGGCCAACCCGCGGGTGTCAATCCTGGTCGATCACTACACCGACGACTGGACAGCGCTGTGGTGGGTGCGCGTGGACGGCGCAGCGCAGGTCGTCGACGCGTCGACGACGCTCGGGACCCACGGCGTCGATGCCCTCGCCGCCAAATATACGCAGTACCGCGAGCATCGACCGGCCGGGGCGGTGATCGCGGTGCACGACCTGACCTGGCATTCGTGGACGGCCTCCGGCGCCACCCCCGATCGACGACCCTGA
- a CDS encoding AMP-binding protein → MTAGQLTLRDLLVGAVDRFDDRPAVTSGGETLTYGELATQANGLSRFLVECGVAPGTPVALMMSNGLEYVVADQAVLRCGGAKAPLNDLLGVRDAEYILRDSSAVVAIATPSQLSRAVPVLADPETALQTLVVVGPEPPDPPPGAVSWDDAVGVGAHTPPEIAVAPTDVALLVYTGGTTGAPKGVVHAQAGLALNVLSHVVEIGFGDDERLVITSPLPHSSGLHLQAGMVKGAHAFVESGFDPQIVLERIESDRATFLFAVPTMIYRLLDHVRMVVADRDADFSSLRTILYGAVPITVDRLTEGLATFGPVFMQLYGQTEAPNFITRLTREDHDPARPERLTSCGRPIAMARVRIVDDHDNECPAGGIGEVTAMTPYTMTGYHGLPEKTAQTVRDGWLYTGDLGRVDPDGYLYLVDRKNDLIITGGMNVYSTEVENAIAELEGVAQVAVIGAPHPDWGEAVIACVVSAGALNPDEVIAHCRKRLSRYKIPKQVRLVEELPLTALGKLDKKALRAYVSGDNE, encoded by the coding sequence ATGACCGCCGGTCAACTGACCCTTCGCGACCTGCTGGTAGGAGCGGTCGATCGCTTCGACGACCGCCCCGCAGTCACCTCGGGCGGCGAGACCCTGACATATGGCGAGCTCGCCACCCAGGCCAACGGGCTGTCCCGGTTCCTCGTCGAGTGCGGCGTGGCGCCGGGGACACCGGTAGCGCTCATGATGAGCAACGGCCTCGAATACGTGGTCGCCGACCAGGCCGTCCTGCGTTGCGGTGGCGCCAAGGCGCCGCTCAACGACCTTCTCGGCGTGCGCGACGCGGAGTACATCCTGCGGGACAGCAGTGCCGTCGTCGCCATTGCGACACCGTCGCAACTCAGCCGCGCCGTGCCGGTACTAGCCGATCCCGAGACGGCGTTGCAGACGCTCGTCGTCGTCGGCCCCGAGCCGCCCGATCCGCCGCCGGGTGCGGTCTCATGGGACGACGCGGTGGGCGTCGGCGCGCACACCCCGCCCGAGATCGCCGTCGCGCCAACCGATGTGGCACTTCTGGTCTATACGGGCGGAACCACCGGCGCGCCGAAGGGCGTCGTCCACGCCCAGGCCGGCTTGGCGCTCAATGTGCTGTCACATGTCGTCGAGATCGGATTCGGCGACGACGAACGGCTGGTGATCACCTCACCGCTGCCACATTCGTCGGGGCTGCATCTGCAGGCGGGAATGGTCAAGGGCGCACACGCCTTCGTCGAGTCCGGCTTCGACCCGCAGATCGTGCTCGAACGCATCGAAAGCGACCGGGCCACCTTTCTTTTCGCCGTCCCGACAATGATCTACCGGCTCCTCGACCACGTGCGGATGGTCGTCGCCGACCGTGACGCCGACTTCTCGTCGCTGCGCACGATCCTGTACGGCGCCGTACCGATCACCGTCGACCGTCTCACCGAAGGGCTGGCCACGTTCGGCCCGGTGTTCATGCAACTCTACGGACAGACCGAGGCGCCCAACTTCATCACCCGCCTCACCCGCGAGGACCACGATCCGGCGCGGCCCGAGCGGCTGACGAGCTGTGGGCGTCCGATCGCGATGGCCCGGGTGCGCATCGTCGACGACCACGACAACGAATGCCCGGCCGGAGGGATCGGTGAGGTGACCGCGATGACGCCGTACACCATGACCGGGTATCACGGGCTGCCGGAGAAGACGGCGCAGACCGTCCGCGACGGCTGGCTGTACACCGGTGATCTCGGGCGCGTCGATCCCGATGGCTACCTCTACCTGGTCGACCGCAAGAACGACCTGATCATCACAGGCGGGATGAACGTCTACTCCACGGAGGTCGAGAACGCCATCGCCGAACTCGAGGGCGTCGCCCAGGTGGCTGTCATCGGTGCCCCGCACCCGGATTGGGGGGAAGCCGTGATCGCCTGCGTCGTCTCTGCCGGCGCCCTGAATCCCGACGAGGTGATCGCGCACTGTCGAAAACGGCTCTCCCGCTACAAGATCCCCAAACAAGTGCGGTTGGTCGAGGAACTGCCGTTGACCGCACTCGGCAAACTCGACAAGAAAGCGCTGCGCGCCTACGTCAGCGGAGACAACGAATGA
- a CDS encoding LLM class flavin-dependent oxidoreductase — protein MKLALYLPNFRDKVTVGELSELTDLAEELDFDSVWTLDRIIVPEASDRGELQYAFGMMDGFPKQLPVTAHGEFLQGMPLIPWLAAKTSKVRIGMSIIDTPFRAPGVLAAELATIDHLSDGRLNVAVGSGWMPEEFAAASASAIFPRRHAHVRETIEIMQGIWTNDLFEYHGEFADFEKSGFGAKPLQKPFPPMYFSGLKDARRSALRVAKYGMSGWIGIQDSPAELSKWRTAIAKELDDMDTDRTIDDVQMCSMIWFVITDEKTDQSDNGKLTNLLAGTAEQITDILKRYAEAGLDMPLLWPPFTDVPVSKTLDDLKRLTEEIMPKVDAG, from the coding sequence ATGAAACTCGCTCTCTATCTCCCCAACTTCCGAGACAAGGTGACCGTCGGCGAACTCTCCGAGCTGACGGACCTGGCCGAGGAACTCGACTTCGATTCGGTGTGGACACTGGACCGCATCATCGTTCCCGAGGCGTCTGACCGCGGTGAACTGCAGTACGCCTTCGGCATGATGGACGGCTTTCCCAAACAGCTCCCGGTGACCGCTCACGGTGAGTTCCTGCAGGGGATGCCGCTCATCCCCTGGCTGGCCGCCAAGACGTCGAAGGTGCGCATCGGCATGAGCATCATCGACACACCGTTCCGCGCACCCGGCGTGCTTGCCGCCGAACTGGCCACCATCGACCATCTCTCGGATGGCCGGCTCAACGTGGCTGTCGGATCCGGTTGGATGCCCGAGGAATTCGCCGCGGCGAGCGCGAGCGCGATCTTTCCGCGTCGACATGCCCACGTGCGCGAGACCATCGAGATCATGCAGGGTATCTGGACCAACGACCTGTTCGAATACCACGGTGAGTTCGCCGACTTCGAGAAGAGCGGCTTCGGGGCCAAGCCGTTGCAGAAGCCGTTCCCGCCCATGTACTTCAGCGGTCTCAAGGATGCGCGACGCTCGGCGTTGCGTGTCGCCAAGTACGGGATGTCGGGCTGGATCGGAATCCAGGATTCCCCAGCGGAACTGTCCAAGTGGCGCACCGCGATCGCCAAGGAACTCGACGACATGGACACCGACCGCACCATCGACGACGTGCAGATGTGCAGCATGATCTGGTTCGTCATCACCGATGAGAAGACCGACCAGTCCGACAACGGGAAACTGACCAATCTGCTCGCCGGGACGGCCGAGCAGATCACCGACATCCTCAAGCGGTATGCCGAAGCCGGTCTGGACATGCCGCTTTTGTGGCCGCCGTTCACTGACGTTCCCGTGTCCAAGACCCTCGACGACCTCAAGCGGCTGACCGAGGAGATCATGCCGAAGGTCGATGCCGGTTGA
- a CDS encoding LGFP repeat-containing protein — translation MKQTFQRVVGVAAATSIALLVVAGCSNDDSSDSAASSSTVSMAESATTSGSAAAVAPVELTAADGSTVRLTGPIAAKYAAATEKQKTDLGKPLTGEGAAGTGANGVVFQQFDGGVITAKNADDATPAYITWGKIRDAWNVKRDESGAPAADGKGGSQGPLGVATSDETEEGTVKTSTFEHGKITWDSATNKVEVTVNGKVVPTE, via the coding sequence ATGAAGCAGACCTTCCAGCGAGTCGTCGGCGTCGCCGCGGCCACCTCCATCGCCCTACTCGTCGTAGCCGGTTGTAGCAACGACGACAGCAGTGACTCGGCCGCCTCGTCGTCGACGGTGTCGATGGCCGAGAGCGCAACCACGTCGGGCAGCGCGGCCGCCGTTGCGCCCGTCGAACTCACGGCCGCGGACGGCTCCACCGTCCGGCTGACCGGCCCGATCGCCGCCAAGTACGCCGCGGCGACCGAGAAGCAGAAGACCGACCTCGGCAAGCCGTTGACCGGCGAGGGCGCGGCCGGAACCGGTGCGAACGGGGTCGTCTTCCAGCAGTTCGACGGTGGTGTCATCACCGCCAAGAACGCCGATGATGCCACCCCGGCCTACATCACCTGGGGCAAGATCCGCGACGCGTGGAACGTCAAGCGCGACGAGTCCGGGGCTCCCGCGGCCGACGGCAAGGGTGGCTCGCAGGGTCCGCTCGGCGTCGCGACCAGCGATGAGACCGAGGAGGGCACCGTCAAGACGTCCACCTTCGAGCACGGCAAGATCACCTGGGACTCGGCGACCAACAAGGTCGAGGTGACCGTCAACGGCAAGGTCGTGCCCACCGAGTGA
- a CDS encoding YihY/virulence factor BrkB family protein, translating into MSLADRIDDFQNRHPKTGFPLAVAYKFFDDQGGYLAALITYYGFISLFPLLLVFTSVLGLVLEDNPELQERIVDSALSQIPVIGDQLGQPGQLSGSTLAVVIGVVSAVYGALGVSVAIQNAMNIVWTVPRNERPNPIQVRVKGALLLATVGLVIIGLTALNGVSAAIDLGSDGRVLATVGTLLLYIAVFVFGFRFGTARDVSIRDVLPGAVGAAVGWQILQTFGTVFIQRVIANSSATTGVFAVVLGLLAFLYIAAVMVVICLECNAVRVDNLYPRSLLTPFTDNVTLTPGDEAAYSAQARAQRTKGFQEIDVTFDTDRHHTQEQETGQHDTGRHRR; encoded by the coding sequence GTGTCGCTGGCCGATCGGATCGACGACTTCCAGAACCGGCACCCGAAGACCGGCTTTCCACTCGCCGTCGCCTACAAGTTCTTCGACGATCAGGGCGGTTACCTCGCTGCCCTGATCACCTACTACGGCTTCATCTCGCTGTTCCCTCTGCTACTGGTCTTCACCTCCGTTCTCGGCCTCGTCCTCGAGGACAACCCCGAACTCCAGGAGCGCATCGTGGATTCGGCGCTCTCCCAGATCCCGGTCATCGGTGATCAATTGGGTCAGCCGGGCCAGCTGAGTGGCAGCACCCTGGCGGTGGTGATCGGTGTGGTGAGTGCGGTGTACGGCGCGCTGGGCGTCTCGGTTGCCATCCAGAACGCGATGAACATCGTCTGGACGGTCCCCCGCAACGAGCGGCCCAACCCGATTCAGGTGCGTGTCAAAGGCGCCCTGTTGCTGGCGACGGTCGGTCTGGTGATCATCGGCTTGACCGCGCTCAACGGGGTGTCCGCAGCGATCGACCTCGGCTCCGACGGCCGGGTGCTCGCGACCGTCGGCACCCTGTTGCTCTACATCGCGGTGTTCGTGTTCGGATTCCGCTTCGGCACGGCACGGGACGTGAGCATCCGCGACGTTCTGCCCGGCGCGGTGGGTGCTGCGGTCGGGTGGCAGATCCTGCAGACCTTCGGCACGGTCTTCATCCAGCGCGTCATCGCCAATTCCAGTGCCACGACCGGGGTTTTCGCTGTTGTCCTGGGTCTGCTGGCGTTTCTGTACATCGCAGCGGTGATGGTGGTCATCTGCCTGGAATGCAATGCCGTTCGTGTCGACAACCTGTATCCGCGATCGCTGCTGACGCCGTTCACCGACAACGTGACCCTCACCCCGGGTGATGAGGCGGCCTACTCCGCGCAGGCGCGTGCGCAGCGCACCAAGGGATTTCAGGAGATCGATGTCACCTTCGACACCGATCGCCACCACACGCAAGAGCAGGAAACCGGCCAGCACGACACCGGCCGGCACCGGAGATGA
- a CDS encoding Cof-type HAD-IIB family hydrolase: MTQVVRIPPVPPGVRLIVSDMDGTLLDEAKRIPEGLWPVLDELDRRGVVFCPASGRQAATLLHQLGHAVPGLVVIAENGAVVACGTEKLSVTALDDDVVAAVLDAARELESTASSDVGVVLCGPDVAFVERCDTPFLDQVRPYYYAHEVVEDLTAVPGPFVKVAIYDFGDVEDVTAPALTALPGAMEVVVSGRNWLDVMAPGVDKSVAVRAVQKSLGIGTGETMVFGDYLNDLAMIRDAEWSYAVANAHPEILAVARYLAPSNADNGVVRTIRAALGEPASR; encoded by the coding sequence ATGACCCAGGTGGTCCGGATCCCGCCGGTCCCGCCGGGGGTGCGGTTGATCGTCAGCGACATGGATGGCACCCTGCTCGACGAGGCCAAACGGATTCCCGAGGGACTGTGGCCGGTGCTCGACGAGCTCGATCGTCGCGGAGTCGTCTTCTGTCCGGCGAGTGGGCGGCAGGCGGCGACGCTGCTGCACCAGCTCGGACATGCCGTGCCCGGTCTGGTGGTCATCGCCGAGAACGGCGCGGTGGTGGCGTGCGGTACGGAGAAGCTGAGCGTGACCGCACTCGACGACGATGTCGTCGCCGCAGTGCTCGACGCGGCACGCGAGTTGGAGTCGACGGCGTCATCGGACGTGGGTGTGGTGTTGTGCGGTCCCGACGTCGCCTTCGTCGAGCGTTGTGACACACCCTTTCTCGATCAGGTGCGGCCCTACTACTACGCACATGAGGTGGTCGAGGACCTCACCGCGGTGCCCGGACCGTTCGTGAAGGTCGCGATCTACGACTTCGGCGACGTCGAAGACGTGACGGCGCCCGCCTTGACGGCGTTGCCCGGTGCGATGGAGGTCGTGGTGTCGGGTCGCAACTGGCTCGATGTCATGGCGCCGGGTGTCGACAAATCGGTCGCGGTGCGGGCGGTGCAGAAGAGCCTGGGGATCGGTACCGGGGAGACCATGGTCTTCGGTGATTATCTCAACGACCTGGCGATGATCCGGGATGCCGAGTGGTCCTATGCGGTGGCCAATGCGCATCCCGAGATCCTCGCGGTCGCACGGTATCTGGCGCCATCCAACGCAGACAACGGGGTCGTCCGCACGATCCGCGCGGCGCTCGGCGAGCCCGCGAGCCGGTGA
- the ilvD gene encoding dihydroxy-acid dehydratase, translating to MSPSPESSTTNDVDIKPRSRDVTDGLERTAARGMLRAVGMGDDDWAKPQIGIGSSWNEITPCNLSLDRLATSVKEGVFAAGGYPLEFGTISVSDGISMGHEGMHFSLVSREVIADSVETVMSAERLDGSVLLAGCDKSLPGMLMAAARLDLANVFLYAGSTLPGYATLSDGSERQVTIIDAFEAVGACSRGLMSRADVDTIERAICPGEGACGGMYTANTMASVAEALGMSLPGSAAPPAPDRRRDQFARRSGEAVVELLRCGITARDIMTFEAFENAIAVVMAFGGSTNAVLHLLAIAHEADVALSLADFSRIGSCVPHLADVKPFGQHVMTDVDRIGGVPVVMKALLDAGLLNGDCLTVTGKTMAENLADIAPPDPDGKVLRAMTTPIHPTGGITILTGSLAPGGAVVKSAGFDSDVFEGVARVFDRERAAMDALEDGTITAGDVVVIRYEGPKGGPGMREMLAITGAIKGAGLGKDVLLMTDGRFSGGTTGLCVGHIAPEAVDGGPIALVRDGDRIRLDVASGTLDILVDEDEMASRAKGFTPLLPRYTRGVLAKYAKLVTSASRGAICE from the coding sequence ATGAGCCCCTCACCTGAGTCCTCGACCACCAACGACGTGGACATCAAGCCCCGCAGCCGAGACGTCACCGACGGCCTCGAACGGACCGCGGCACGCGGCATGCTCCGCGCGGTCGGCATGGGTGACGACGACTGGGCCAAACCGCAGATCGGGATCGGGTCGTCGTGGAACGAGATCACCCCCTGCAACCTGTCGCTGGACCGGCTGGCCACCTCGGTCAAGGAAGGTGTCTTCGCCGCCGGTGGCTACCCTCTCGAATTCGGCACCATCTCGGTGTCCGACGGCATCTCGATGGGACACGAGGGTATGCATTTCTCGCTGGTCTCGCGCGAGGTGATCGCCGACAGCGTCGAGACGGTCATGAGTGCCGAACGGCTCGACGGGTCGGTGCTGCTCGCCGGTTGTGACAAGTCGCTGCCCGGAATGCTGATGGCGGCCGCCCGGCTCGATCTTGCGAATGTGTTCCTCTACGCCGGCTCGACGCTGCCCGGCTATGCCACGCTGTCCGACGGCTCGGAGCGGCAGGTCACCATCATCGACGCCTTCGAGGCGGTCGGGGCGTGCTCGCGCGGGCTGATGAGCAGAGCCGACGTGGATACCATCGAACGCGCCATCTGTCCCGGTGAGGGCGCCTGCGGTGGCATGTACACGGCCAACACGATGGCCAGCGTCGCCGAGGCGCTGGGCATGTCGCTGCCGGGTAGTGCGGCGCCGCCCGCCCCGGACCGGCGACGCGACCAGTTCGCGCGCCGCAGCGGCGAGGCCGTCGTCGAACTCCTGCGTTGCGGCATCACCGCGCGCGACATCATGACCTTCGAGGCGTTCGAGAACGCGATCGCGGTGGTCATGGCCTTCGGCGGATCGACCAACGCCGTGCTGCATCTGCTGGCCATCGCCCACGAGGCCGACGTCGCGCTCAGCCTGGCCGACTTCTCCCGAATCGGTTCGTGCGTACCGCATCTGGCCGATGTCAAGCCGTTCGGTCAGCACGTGATGACCGATGTGGACCGGATCGGTGGCGTGCCGGTGGTGATGAAGGCGCTGCTCGACGCGGGCCTGCTCAACGGCGACTGCCTCACCGTCACCGGCAAGACGATGGCGGAGAATCTAGCCGACATCGCGCCGCCGGACCCGGACGGAAAAGTGTTGCGCGCCATGACAACACCGATCCACCCCACCGGGGGTATCACCATCCTGACCGGTTCGCTCGCGCCGGGCGGTGCGGTGGTGAAGTCGGCCGGCTTCGACTCCGACGTCTTCGAAGGTGTGGCGCGCGTGTTCGACCGGGAGCGTGCCGCGATGGACGCCCTCGAGGACGGCACCATCACCGCCGGTGACGTGGTGGTCATCAGGTACGAGGGGCCCAAGGGCGGTCCGGGTATGCGCGAGATGCTTGCCATCACCGGCGCCATCAAGGGTGCGGGTCTCGGCAAGGACGTGCTGCTGATGACCGACGGCCGGTTCTCCGGCGGCACCACCGGCCTGTGCGTGGGTCACATCGCGCCCGAGGCCGTCGACGGCGGGCCGATCGCCCTGGTACGCGACGGCGACCGGATTCGCCTCGACGTGGCGTCGGGCACGCTCGACATCCTCGTCGACGAAGATGAGATGGCTTCTCGGGCAAAGGGATTCACCCCGCTTCTGCCCCGGTACACGCGGGGTGTGCTGGCGAAGTACGCCAAACTCGTCACCTCCGCATCTCGCGGAGCGATCTGCGAATGA
- a CDS encoding phospholipase D-like domain-containing protein yields the protein MSAGRCGDDDRRGDDSLLTPGRNCYGIARAERLACIIDAQDYFRYAKTAMLSARHRIMLIGWDFDTRIEFEPDGQTVDGPNQLGAFLDWLPAQRPGLDIHLLKWSVGALTAITRGMAPIFLTNLRTNRHLHLEIDTRHPLRAAHHQKIVVIDDRVAFCGGIDMTVDRWDTPAHRDDEPHRTEPGGTPCGPWHDATTAVDGDAARLVGEVARARWRSATGEDLPPVPDDEYDPWPAQLSPTLRDVDVAVARTLPELGDQSEVREIEQLYLDVIRRARRRLYVESQYLAARSLAEAIAERLREPDGPEVVVVLPRHADGWLERKAMDGARKRLLHMLWEADQHNRFRAYYPVTSAGEPIYVHAKVLVMDDVLLRVGSSNLNNRSLGLDSECDLAIEVTDADPRADEHRAGVLDVRDTLIAEHLDVTDEAWRAALDRRGSLIAAIEDLRGSGKTLAAFDADTVEGESSPLAENDLMDPESARGNPVLMRTIRFLAGRPLRRLRV from the coding sequence ATGAGCGCAGGCAGATGCGGTGACGACGATCGACGCGGTGACGACTCCCTACTGACCCCCGGGCGCAACTGCTATGGCATCGCGCGGGCCGAGCGCCTCGCCTGCATCATCGACGCGCAGGACTACTTCCGGTACGCCAAGACCGCCATGCTCAGCGCCCGGCACCGGATCATGTTGATCGGCTGGGACTTCGACACCCGCATCGAGTTCGAGCCGGACGGGCAGACGGTCGATGGACCCAACCAGCTCGGCGCCTTTCTCGATTGGCTGCCGGCTCAGCGGCCGGGTCTCGACATCCACCTGTTGAAATGGAGCGTCGGCGCCCTCACCGCCATCACCCGCGGCATGGCGCCGATCTTCCTGACCAATCTCCGCACCAACCGGCACCTGCACCTCGAGATCGACACACGGCACCCGCTTCGGGCCGCCCATCATCAGAAGATCGTCGTCATCGACGACCGCGTCGCCTTCTGTGGGGGCATCGACATGACGGTCGACCGCTGGGACACGCCGGCCCACCGCGACGACGAGCCGCACCGGACCGAACCAGGGGGCACGCCGTGCGGTCCGTGGCACGACGCCACCACAGCCGTCGACGGTGACGCCGCCCGGCTCGTCGGCGAGGTGGCGCGCGCCCGGTGGCGATCCGCCACCGGCGAAGATCTGCCGCCGGTCCCCGACGACGAGTACGATCCCTGGCCGGCACAGCTCAGCCCGACCCTGCGCGATGTGGATGTGGCTGTGGCGCGCACACTTCCGGAACTCGGTGACCAGTCCGAGGTGCGCGAGATCGAGCAGCTCTACCTCGACGTGATCCGCCGAGCACGCCGCCGGCTCTACGTCGAGAGCCAGTATCTGGCCGCGCGGTCACTCGCCGAGGCGATCGCCGAGCGACTGCGCGAACCCGACGGGCCGGAGGTCGTCGTGGTCCTCCCCCGCCACGCTGACGGCTGGCTGGAGCGCAAGGCCATGGACGGTGCCCGCAAGCGCCTGCTGCACATGCTCTGGGAGGCCGACCAGCACAACCGATTCCGTGCGTACTATCCCGTCACGTCGGCCGGTGAACCGATCTATGTGCACGCGAAAGTGCTTGTCATGGATGACGTCCTGCTACGCGTGGGGTCGTCGAATCTGAACAACCGCTCCCTCGGTCTCGACAGCGAATGTGACCTCGCCATCGAGGTCACCGACGCCGATCCACGCGCCGACGAGCACCGGGCGGGCGTGCTGGATGTGCGTGACACGCTCATCGCGGAGCACCTCGACGTGACCGACGAGGCGTGGCGCGCAGCGCTGGATCGCCGGGGCAGCCTGATCGCGGCGATCGAGGACCTCCGCGGATCAGGGAAAACCCTGGCCGCCTTCGACGCCGACACCGTCGAAGGTGAGTCGAGCCCGCTCGCGGAGAACGATCTGATGGACCCCGAAAGCGCACGCGGAAATCCGGTGCTGATGCGCACGATCCGCTTCTTGGCGGGCCGGCCGCTGCGGCGGTTGCGGGTGTGA
- a CDS encoding alkaline phosphatase D family protein: MPLLLGPILRHVGETTATVWVQTEAKATVEVLGSRADTFEVQGNHYALVVVDGLTPDTTVEYGVRVNGTDAWPQPDSPFPPSVIATRGADATRHQRWVFGSCRYPKTGDEALDEKLGMDALDCYATRLTRRPVEELPDALILLGDQVYADELTPDTRRRLAGRRRGSTRVNRPPDEVVSFSEYEELYRHTWSDPEIRWLMSTVPTAMIFDDHDIRDDWNTSAAWRAEMAAVPWWRDRIRAGLGAYWVYQHLGNLSPAELADDPDYRTALGTEGDCWPLLVDLADRADDDTSGHKGLRFSFRWDLGRTRLIIVDSRNGRILSGGQRKMLSDDEFDWLADQLEDDPAGVDHLVLGSSLPWLLPPALGDLQSINEIAAARPGLRGRCGEKIRQATDFEHWPAFFDSFRRLSRLITDVAARQTDPPASISVLSGDVHHSYAARVDGAHGTPIHQLVCSPVHNHVPAYVKPALAHAWSPRAARLTRAWARRSGVPARPVNWTNVAGPMFGNTIATLIVDGRTSRVTFEQPRADGSLVERAAVPLT; the protein is encoded by the coding sequence ATGCCCTTGCTCCTCGGCCCGATCCTGCGCCACGTCGGAGAAACCACCGCCACCGTGTGGGTGCAGACCGAAGCGAAGGCCACGGTCGAGGTCCTCGGCTCGCGGGCCGACACCTTCGAGGTACAGGGAAATCACTACGCCCTCGTGGTCGTCGACGGACTCACCCCGGACACCACCGTCGAGTACGGCGTTCGGGTCAACGGGACCGATGCCTGGCCGCAACCGGATTCGCCGTTCCCGCCGAGTGTCATCGCAACCCGCGGTGCCGATGCGACCCGACATCAGCGCTGGGTGTTCGGCTCGTGCCGCTACCCCAAGACCGGTGACGAGGCCCTCGACGAGAAGCTGGGCATGGATGCCCTGGACTGCTATGCGACACGGCTGACGAGACGTCCGGTCGAGGAATTGCCCGACGCGCTGATCCTGCTCGGCGATCAGGTGTACGCCGATGAGCTGACCCCCGACACGCGTCGTCGACTCGCCGGACGACGACGCGGATCCACCCGCGTCAACCGCCCCCCGGACGAGGTGGTGAGCTTTTCCGAGTACGAGGAACTCTATCGGCACACCTGGAGCGATCCCGAGATCCGCTGGCTGATGTCGACGGTGCCGACGGCGATGATCTTCGATGACCACGACATCCGGGACGACTGGAACACCTCGGCGGCGTGGCGCGCGGAGATGGCCGCGGTTCCGTGGTGGCGGGACCGCATCCGCGCCGGACTCGGCGCGTACTGGGTGTACCAGCACCTCGGCAATCTCTCGCCGGCCGAACTCGCCGACGATCCCGACTACCGCACGGCGCTCGGCACCGAGGGCGATTGCTGGCCACTGCTGGTCGATCTCGCCGATCGCGCCGACGACGACACGTCCGGTCACAAGGGACTGCGCTTCAGTTTCCGATGGGATCTGGGGCGGACGCGCCTGATCATCGTCGACTCGCGCAATGGCCGCATCCTGTCCGGTGGGCAGCGAAAGATGTTGAGCGACGACGAGTTCGACTGGCTCGCCGATCAACTCGAGGATGACCCGGCCGGAGTCGACCATCTCGTCCTCGGGTCGTCGTTGCCGTGGCTGCTGCCGCCGGCACTCGGCGACCTGCAGTCGATCAACGAGATCGCCGCGGCGCGCCCCGGGCTGCGCGGCCGGTGTGGTGAGAAGATCCGGCAGGCCACCGATTTCGAGCACTGGCCGGCGTTCTTCGACTCCTTCCGTCGGCTCAGCCGCCTCATCACCGACGTGGCCGCGCGGCAAACGGATCCGCCGGCGTCGATCTCGGTGCTCTCCGGCGACGTCCACCACAGTTATGCGGCACGCGTGGACGGCGCGCACGGCACGCCCATCCATCAACTGGTCTGTTCACCGGTGCACAATCATGTTCCCGCGTATGTGAAACCTGCTCTGGCCCATGCCTGGTCACCGCGGGCGGCACGACTGACCCGGGCGTGGGCCCGTCGGTCCGGTGTGCCGGCACGTCCGGTGAACTGGACCAACGTCGCCGGTCCGATGTTCGGCAACACCATCGCCACCCTGATCGTCGACGGGCGTACCTCGCGAGTCACCTTCGAGCAGCCACGCGCCGACGGCAGCCTCGTCGAGCGTGCCGCGGTGCCCCTCACGTGA